ACACAATGGAATAGTTCAGGCTGGTTTAAGATAGAGGCTCTGGATCAGTTGCCTGGGTGAATGATTAAACAAAGGGCCGGGATTTggccgctctctccctctctatctcttacGCCTTCCTCTATTTTcctctcaattcaattcaaagagTTGTATTGGCATGGGAAACATGTACATTGCCAAAGCCATGTAAGATAACACATTTAAATAGtcataaatacaaaacattaacaatctatctctctcttgctctctttctctatcgctctctcccctccctttttctttccctctgtctctcccttgcactcttctctctcccccctccctctttctatacctctctccctctttatctagctttctccctctttctgtcttttccctctctttctctcactctcttcccctccctctttctctacccctctcactttccctctttctccccctctctttttctctctccctgtctccccttcCTTTTTCCTCTACCTCACTCTTTCcccctccatctttctctccctctctctctctctctttctccccccctctctctcttcccctccctctctctcccttgctctctcccccttcctccttcattacctctctctccctctctttttctctctctctctccccctccctctttcactctctttctctctctcactctctcccttgctccttCTCTACTTCTCTCGTCCAGACTCCTTCTCCAGCCGGGTGCTGAGGACTCTTCTGCAGGAGGTGAGGTTTGGGGAGACCGTCTCCTACAAACGTCTGGCCGAAATGGCGGGAAACCCCCGCGCCGTGCGGGCGGTGGGAGGAGCCATGAGGAGGAACCCGGTGAGTTTgggatgacctttgacccctgacaAAAGCCATGCTCTGTGGTTGTCATGGATTTGTATTTTTGGGattatttttttagtttgtgGTGTTTATATGTAGTtctctttttttaaatcacCGCTATTGGATGCTACAGCAGAGGTTTCTGCATTGTTTGTTTCAACAATAAGCCAGGTTTATGAAGATCTGATCATTTGACTTAGTACATCCTAATGTCATTGTTTGAAACAATTCACAATGAGCATTTATACATTCACAgatttattttaacattttatgAGAGATTTAGTTTGGAAATAAACACattggaaacaaataaacacatcctGATTTTATCCCGAAATCATATACATCTTGACCACCGAATGTGTGTAGGCAAACAACAGAACAGTGTCCCAAAAAACTCAGTCTCTGTGCCACGCTTTACATAATGGAACAAGATGTAAAACCTGCTAAAAATACAGAGTGTATCTCTCACCTCGTAGGTTTTTACAGAGATTTTTACTGCTCTTATGGCGGTTATGAATCGTACTTAAAAAACTGGCTTGGAGGCACAAGCCCTGGTCTGCATCACTGTCTCTGTGtgattcactgtgtgtgtgtgtatgtgtgtgtgtgtgcccccatgcatccgtgtgtgtgtgtgtgtgtgtgtgtgtgtgtgtgtgtgtgtgtgtgtgtgtgtgtgtgtgtgtgtgtgtgtgtgtgtgtgtgtgtgtgtgtgtgtgtacacaaaatGGAGGGCCAGAGGGCAGGCGGTGTGTCTTCTTTTGATCAAACCCTTTGATCAAAGCGCGTTTAGCTCTGCCCATGTAGCGCTGTGGGCACCAGCGAGCAGCTAGCGCTGCGCCGCCTCCTCTGTAGACGGGGGAGACCTGCCAGAGGAGGGTCTCCcttcacctgcacacacacctagccaacacacgcgtgcacaccgcacacccacctcacacacacacacatgtgcaccgCACACTAACAATCACACATGTGCacgtcacgcacacacctaacgaacacacatgtacaccgcacactaacaaacacacatcacgcacacacatcacacacacacacaccatgtacacacacgactcacaaacacatgtacacatcgcTCATACACCTAACAGACGCACGTGTACacatcacactaacaaacacacatgtacacatcatacacacacgcgtacgcatcacaccacacacacctaacacacacacatgtacgcatcCCACtggcaaacacacatgtacacatcacgcacacacccagCAAACACACGCGTACGTACacatcacactaacaaacacacatgtacacatcacgcacacacgcgtacgcatcacacacacacacctaacacacacacatgtacaacaTCCCACtggcaaacacacatgtacatatcCAAACACACCTAACAAACATGCgtgtacacaccacacacacctacaaatcACACGCGTACACATCACAACGCACAACTCGCATGCACACATCTACACATCACACATACACCtagcacacaaacatgtacacgtCACAATAACACATGTGAACAGCATAAACATACATacctaacaaacacacaagttCAGATCACACACAACCCTAGATTGTCGTATCATACAAAGCTAACAAACTGACAACATCACAGCACCTAGAATTTAAATTtctcacactcgcacacaaattCCTCCCCCTCGATCCCCTGCCCGCCTACCCCCGATACAATCCCACGCACACCACCTGACATACAcgcacagcacacaaacacacctgaccTGTGTACACCTCACACACGCCTAACTGCACACACATCCCACACAGGCCATTTTGGGCATTTACTTTACTCCTGGGTTTGCTGTGGCATATATAGAATAAAAATACATCCTTCTGCATTGGTTGAGGTCAGACGTTTCATTTTGATTTGTGAACAGACATTTTCATATTAAATGTAATACAAATCTAGTGGAAATCATATCAAATTGCATTAACATCAAAATAAAGTTGAGAATATAGATCTGATCTTACATTTCCCAACTaggattaataaaaaaaagatcttATCACAATAAAGAAATGTTCCTCAGTAAAGGAACTCATTGTAAAATggatgtgtaaaaaaaaaacggtactTTTATCTCTCCTGTGACAGGCTGGCAGGCTGAGCCCCTGATACATATCCACCAATCAGATGGTCCGTGTCAATTACATGTCAGCAGTTCCTCCACACACAGGCTTCAGCTGTGAAGAGCTCAGCACCACTctatcgatctctctctctctctctctgctctttctctccctcactctctctcctctatctctccctgtctatttctctctctctctctctctctctctctcctctctctctctctctctctctctctctctctctcatctctctctctctctctctctctctctctctctctctccccctctccctctctctctctgctctccccccATTTTCTGTGGCAGCTTGTCTTCACCCTGGATTTGAGTATTGATAAGCCTAGtctagtacccccccccccccccacacacacctcgctcGTGAAGAGGCAGATCTGAAGGCCTTCAGGGTACCCCCGGCGCTGCCTCCAACCCGGGAACTTTATCGATCCGAATAGCGGCGCAGTATTTCTCTGTCCGCAAGGTTAATCTGGGGCTTGGAAAGTTTTATTGCTGGTGAGACGCGGGCGGCTTTAATGCCGGATTTGAacgggaaacacacacacgccgtgtCCCACTGTGGCAAAGGAAAAATACAACGGGAAGGAATGGAGTGGGGGGCTGGTGGGCGGAGCCATCGAGCGGGGCGGAACAGCAGTCCGTCACGGAGTCGTTCCGTGGTGAAACGAGGCAGCATGGCGACAACGTGTTTCTCAAACGCGAAACGCGTTCTCTGAGTAAACCGTTCCAACTGAGCAAAATAAAACAGGACAAATAAATGGGCAaagtggggagggggtggggatgTGTCCGCTGGCCTCGGACGTGGAGACGGCCTTTCATTATGGCGGCCCGCGGGGTTCTCCCAAAAACCTTTTGGCCACCGCCGTTGTTCGCGAATCCACCAGGATTGTAGTCTCCGAGATTTGCATCCTGTTTTATCTTTCGCCGTGCATCCATTTGGTTTACAAAGGACTCGGGACCCccatccaccaccagcaccacccagcaccaccacccacccacccacccacccccataCCCTGCCGGTAGCAGCCGGCAACAAGAGCAACCGCTTCGACAACTTCCTCTTTTTAATGATCATAGGGTTATCAGATCTTAATGTTgacaccctctctcctctctctctcctctctctctctctctctctctctctctctctcgatgaaTATTCATCCTGCTGCTGGTGTTTTTGCCTATTAATTTTTCATTGCGTCTTTGCTTTACACTATTAAAGAGTAGAAAACATTTACACCCAAAGACGGAGCAATCACACTCCATTGGTGGGTTTGTGAGCGGGATCAAACCAGACACGTGTGGCGTCGGGTTTAGATTCAACATGTGATCATGAAAAGCAGCAGTGCAGATTTATCTTTACATACTCTTCCATACATGTTGGTACAAAGTAGGAAATGCTGGTGATCACTCAAAATATATGCCTGTGTTGCCATGCAACCTGTATGTGTAAGGGGTAGCATGAGCaatgaaggtgtgtgtatttatatgttttagATTGGTGAtaatgtgtgaatgtttttgaATAGTACCAAAAATTGTCATCATTTACTTGAAGTAGAATAATTCATAATTTTTGCCTACATTGGATTTCACGTTAGGTTCACGGCCTGTAAAAGTAGTGAAAAGATCATTGAAAAATGTGCTCCAGCATGCTCCCCAACAGTCGTTTGTATTATTTGAACATTTCCCTTCAGCTTGAACGCAGATTAAAGGGCCATCCTCCGAGAACTAAACAAAAATTACACCCTCTGTCGGGGGTCCTGTTTTGTGTTCTccaggcatgtgtgtttgcttcATATTTTTTTGTGTCGTGTCTTTCCGTGACCTAATTTACCACGcggcggtctctctctctctctctctctctctctctctctctctctctctctctctctctctctctcttcctactctcactctctctctctctctcgctctttctctcactttctctctctctctccctactctctcactttctctctctctccctactctctctctctctctctctctctccctctctctctccctcccttccttccttccttccttctctctctctctctcttccttctctctctctctctctctctctctccctttttcttccttccttccttccttccttccttccttccttccttccttctctctctctctctctctctctctctctctctctctctctctcctctctctctctctctctcccttcctctcccaccTTAGGTCCCTCTTGTGATCCCCTGCCACAGAGTGGTCCCCAGTAGCGGGCCGAGTGGCGCGTACATGGGGGGCCGGGGCAACCACCTCAAAGTTTGGCTGCTCGCCCACGAGAGACCTGGAGGGTAGCGTCACGtaggggcacgcacacacacacacacacacacacacacacacacacacacacacacaccacacacacacacacacacacacacacacacacacacacacacgaacacacacacacacacacacacacacgcacacaaaacgagAACAAAATGTCATCATAAAGACATAAAGTTTGCCATACTTTGCCAGGCCACTATGGATGTGTTGTTGATATTATTAGGGGGGAGCGGATTCTTAAAGTCAGTGAAATGGCAGCTCGCCCATGAGAGAACAAGAGGGGAAGGTTAATGTCCTGCACACAGAAACTCCAAAAGCTAATATTAAGTGTCATGGAGTTTGCCGTGAGCCAGGATTCTGTGAAGGTTTTTGTTGTAATTATAAGAAGTCGTTGAATTTAACTGAATGATAAAAAAGGAGGCCAATCCTTAAAGTCATGAGAAGCGGGAACACAGAGCGAAACTACCATAAAAGTCAAAGTTTCCCGTGCGTTGCCATgacacaataaacatgtttttgtACTCAAATGATAACACAATAGAATAAAAACTGAATAACATAAAGGGGGCTATTCTTAACGTAAATAAAGTATGTAAAGTGCggtacacaaacaaaaaaacgaaacaaaaaaacaacaacctttcATTCTAAGAGTCCTTAAGTTTATACCGCAAATTGCCAGATACTATGGAACAACTGGAGGTGATGGTAAATATTCAGCTGCATATTTAAGGGAATAAAGAAATGATCTAAGAATAGAGAAGCTGGCTGGCTAATGTGATACGGTGTCGTGGCAGAATTAGAATGTACAAAAATAACCTAAACAGAACACAAGGAATTACAAACATATGTTCCCACGAGTCTCTGTGCTGTTTGCCAGATATCGCTGGAATGGCTTTTCTAAAGAATTATTATTCCTTTAAAAATATGTCTCTtgcattgttattgttgttattttcgtttattatttttttccccctttcttCAGAATTAGTCTTTGTaactcttgttgttgttgttttttttaatttcctgCCAAGTAAATGCTTTGTTCGACATCCAGTACTAAAGGCTGGGAGTTTTACGGCTACAAAGCTTTGTTGTAAGGCGTTGGTTTTGTCTTCATTTAGATCTCATTGTTGCGCTCTGGTCGTTATTATCCGTCTATTAACTAGAGAGGTGATGCCGCGCATTTGGATTATAAAAGTACatataatatgtatatgaatgtttttatttgtcttttTGTCACGCGATCAATGCAGTTGTGTTCCTGCTTCCATTAGGTTTCCACTTTTCAACGtgatatttttattaaaaaatgtgtATAAAATGCCTTTCATCTTTAATGGTTTTTaatgattacattttttttgtgcttCAGTCCAACATTATTTCCCTCCCCTTGCTCCTCTCTTGGCAGAGACGTCAGCTGTGTGGCAGGGGCTGTAACTCATATCTCTTCTGAGTGGGTTTTATTTTTCCATTAGAGGGCAGCACAGAACGGGAAACTGAAATGAACATTTCAACCTTGAATTCCTAACGCACATCATTTAATCTTTAACTTTAAGgatcatgttttatttcattttcatctTGGGCTTATTTGAGTCCTTCCACGTGAGGCGTCTGCGCCGGCCAACGTTTTGCACCAAAAAGACAATTCACTCGGATCTCTGTCCTGTTAAATTGCATTCACCCTTCCTCCATAATTCCTCCAGCCCCCACTTGATGTCACACTCTCTCGACATCATTCAACCGGATTTACTTAAATCCAGCCCCTTCTCTTTCCACGTTCGTTATTTCCTCTCCGGAGTGACCCCGTACTTGGTCATCGTGATGGGCCCCTCTGCACAGCCCTGGTGGCCCACTAACAACCCCACCTCCGAAAATAACCTCCATCCTAACCTTTCCTCAGCCCAATTGAGCAAGGGGGCCCCTTCACTCCCACTGAATACATTTGATACCACGCTGCTTTTtttatctccctcccctcccctcctcgcgTATCAACTGCGTTCAGATGTCTGATTCCGACTGGCTGGAGTCGCTTACTCCGCCATCGGAGCGCAGATCCAGCCGCGGCGCTGGATCTTCAGGCGGCAGACAGGCAGATGAAGAATGAGACTCAGCCCGGGGTTTCACAGAGAGCTAATGATGCCTGTGGTGGCTACAGGCTACTCGCGGCCCCCCTAACGAAGCGAGCGGTGACACAGCCACAAGGGGTCCCATTTAAGACAGCCCCACTCTGAAGTGCAATGTAAGCACCCCTTTTTTCCtccctcgcactctctctctccctctatctctctctctctccccctccatctctctctctctctctctctctctttctctctctctccccctccatctctctctctctcccttttctctcgtCTTTTTCGCTCGTGGCTACTAAGTCAATTCTATGGAATTCCGTGAATTGAGCGAAAGCCAAGAAGACGCGtgtctgctggtggtggtggtggtggtggatctTCGCCTTATTGATGTTGAAAGACAAGTCCAGCCTCAAATATTCATGCATGCCTCCTCGCCAGTAATTGGCGTGTGTgattattaataatgaatgtgttgttattattttttattattagtgGTCGTGGCAGTCGTCGAAGCCGTGGCCGCGTGGTCCaagttaattaaataataaaaaaggggCTAttcttagtatttttttttttaagtgccagTATAATTATAACGCTAATAGAAtggtttatttaatttattttgtttcgcCGAACATGCGTGTACCTCGTGTGCCACTTGCGTGCTCCGGCTGGCGACGAGATGAAAAGGAATTTGATTAAAAGAGAGTCTGGGACGATCTCATCACCCGGGCTGTTAATCTCTGTGAAAGCGTTAATTTTGGCCTTAATATCCGCTTCCTCTACAGAGGGGGAAAGTGACTGAGTGCGcatgctgtgtgcgtgtgcgcgtgtgcgtaggtgtgcgtgtgtgtgtgtgtgtgtttgcacgtgcgGGAGTGCGGCTGCggcagcatgtgtgtgtatgtccatatgtgtgtgggtgaagtGGATGATATTGAGCCTGACTTCATAAATCACCCAGACACTGATAAACTCCCCGTGCACCCACACTCCGCTAATGGGCAACCCTTAAGGAGTGTGAGTGTCTCGTGCGGTGTTTGATTCAACATTTAttaaccccctcacacacacacacgcatacgcacacgcatgcacacacgcgcactcagccacacacacacacacacacacacacacacacacacacacacacacacacacacacacgtgtgcacacacatgctttaACATATGACAGAACACTCAAGTGAGACACTGAAAGAGCGGGGATATGGTTGGTGGCTTCGGGGCTGTTAGTCGTGGCTTTTGACCTGACCAGGGTGTATTATTAATGCCTGCCGGTGCAGCCGCAGTATATTTTAGATATAACTACTACTGTGTATCTCACCGCTAACATCCTTGGCAAACAACACCCTACACAAGCTAAATCTCAAACGTcatgtttttcttcattatgGAGCCGGGGTCACGAGATCACGTCAGATACCCGCACCACCGCCGCGTTTAAACGTTATGGTCACAGATTGAAGACATTCT
This genomic window from Gadus macrocephalus chromosome 15, ASM3116895v1 contains:
- the mgmt gene encoding methylated-DNA--protein-cysteine methyltransferase gives rise to the protein MGPVRLPFGLGSPCSPADVSATHTCSGPRAASPGPTPGNRRHDVTHLFGWRLRPLPTELGPLGVASFCLFPLFLSLSSPPSFSTPLTFPLSPPLFFSLPVSPSFFLYLTLSPSIFLSLSLSLFLPPSLSSPPSLSLALSPFLLHYLSLPLFFSLSLPLPLSLSFSLSLSPLLLLYFSRPDSFSSRVLRTLLQEVRFGETVSYKRLAEMAGNPRAVRAVGGAMRRNPVPLVIPCHRVVPSSGPSGAYMGGRGNHLKVWLLAHERPGG